Proteins encoded in a region of the Natator depressus isolate rNatDep1 chromosome 23, rNatDep2.hap1, whole genome shotgun sequence genome:
- the SLC38A5 gene encoding sodium-coupled neutral amino acid transporter 5: MELQKMEEQEGLEMLNGSVPECDKASSLEDGDPTAEVTAAEQEGFLPHAAGKKLSQFTDFEGKTSFGMSVFNLSNAIMGSGILGLAYAMSNTGIVLFIVLLICIALLSAYSIHLLLKCAGVVGIRAYEELGYRAFGPGGKVVAAVVICVHNTGAMSSYLYIVKYELPLVIQTFLGLTENTENWYMNGNVLIIIVSVCVILPLALMKHLGYLGYTSGLSLTCMVFFLMSVIYKKFQISCPLNGTEPVTPLVYYNGQNASAAGTAGDECTAQTFTVNSQTAYTIPILAFAFVCHPEVLPIYTELRRASKRRMQNVANVSILAMFVMYLLTAIFGYLTFYGNVESEMLHTYSEVDPLDRLILCVRLAVLMAVTLTVPVVLFPIRRAIQQLLFHGKDFSWIRHVSIAIGLLFVVNLLVIFVPNIRDIFGVIGATSAPSLIFILPSIFYLRIVPNEKEPLRSRPKIQAACFAALGFIFMVMSLSFIVADWVTTGRSRGGGH; the protein is encoded by the exons ATGGAGCTGCAGAAGAtggaggagcaggaggggctggagatgTTAAACGGGTCTGTCCCGGAGTGCGACAAAGCCAGCAGCCTGGAGGATGG GGACCCCACGGCGGAGGTGACAGCGGCCGAGCAGGAGGGCTTCCTGCCCCACGCCGCCGGCAAGAAGCTGAGCCAGTTCACTGAC TTCGAGGGGAAGACGTCGTTTGGGATGTCGGTCTTTAACCTCAGCAACGCCATCATGGGCAGCGGCATCCTGGGCCTCGCCTACGCCATGAGCAACACGGGCATTGTGCTCTTCAT CGTGCTATTGATCTGCATCGCGCTGCTCTCCGCGTACTCCATCCACCTGCTGCTGAAATGTGCTGGCGTCGTAG GGATCCGCGCCTACGAAGAGCTGGGTTACCGGGCGTTCGGCCCGGGCGGCAAGGTGGTGGCGGCGGTGGTCATCTGTGTGCACAACACGGGAG CCATGTCCAGTTACCTGTACATTGTGAAATACGAGTTGCCTCTAGTGATACAGACGTTCCTGGGCCTGACGGAGAACACGGA GAACTGGTACATGAATGGCAACGTGCTAATTATCATCGTCAGCGTCTGTGTCATCCTGCCCCTGGCGCTCATGAAACATCTCG gctaTCTGGGGTACACCAGCGGGCTCTCGCTGACCTGCATGGTCTTCTTCCTCATGTCG GTGATCTACAAGAAGTTCCAGATCTCCTGCCCGCTGAACGGGACCGAGCCCGTGACACCCCTCGTCTACTACAACGGACAGAACGCCAGCGCCGCGGGCACCGCTGGGGACGAGTGCACGGCCCAGACCTTCACCGTCAACTCCCAG acaGCGTACACCATCCCCATCTTGGCTTTTGCATTCGTCTGTCACCCAGAGGTGCTGCCCATCTACACAGAGCTACGCAG GGCCTCGAAGCGGCGCATGCAGAATGTGGCGAATGTCTCCATCCTGGCCATGTTCGTCATGTACCTGCTGACGGCCATCTTCGGCTACCTCACCTTCTACG GGAACGTCGAGTCGGAAATGCTGCATACGTACAGTGAGGTGGATCCCCTGGACCGGCTCATCCTCTGCGTCCGACTGGCTGTGCTGATGGCCGTCACGCTGACGGTGCCCGTGGTGCTCTTCCCG ATCCGCAGAGCCATCCAGCAGCTACTCTTCCATGGGAAGGATTTTAGCTGGATTCGACATGTGAGCATCGCTATCGGCCTTCTGTTCGTTGTAAATCTCCTCGTCATCTTTGTCCCTAACATCCGGGATATCTTTGGAGTCATTG gcGCCACCTCCGCCCCCAGTCTCATCTTCATCCTCCCCAGCATCTTCTACCTCCGCATCGTTCCCAATGAAAAAGAACCGCTGAGATCCAGGCCAAAAATCCAG gccgCCTGTTTTGCTGCCCTCGGCTTCATCTTCATGGTGATGAGTCTCAGCTTCATCG